A single Candidatus Liberibacter asiaticus DNA region contains:
- the nth gene encoding endonuclease III has protein sequence MMVSSKKSDSYQGNSPLGCLYTPKELEEIFYLFSLKWPSPKGELYYVNHFTLIVAVLLSAQSTDVNVNKATKHLFEIADTPQKMLAIGEKKLQNYIRTIGIYRKKSENIISLSHILINEFDNKIPQTLEGLTRLPGIGRKGANVILSMAFGIPTIGVDTHIFRISNRIGLAPGKTPNKVEQSLLRIIPPKHQYNAHYWLVLHGRYVCKARKPQCQSCIISNLCKRIKQ, from the coding sequence ATGATGGTTTCATCAAAAAAAAGCGATAGCTATCAAGGAAATAGCCCCTTAGGGTGTTTATATACTCCCAAAGAATTAGAAGAGATTTTTTATCTTTTTTCTCTAAAATGGCCCTCGCCCAAAGGAGAATTATATTACGTCAATCATTTTACGCTGATTGTGGCAGTTCTGCTATCAGCACAATCCACAGATGTCAATGTAAATAAAGCGACAAAGCACCTATTTGAGATAGCTGATACCCCTCAAAAAATGCTCGCGATAGGAGAAAAAAAACTCCAAAATTATATAAGAACTATTGGTATCTATCGAAAAAAATCAGAAAATATTATCTCTTTATCCCATATACTCATCAATGAATTTGATAATAAAATACCTCAAACATTAGAAGGGCTAACACGATTACCCGGAATAGGACGAAAAGGCGCTAATGTTATTTTATCCATGGCTTTTGGAATACCGACCATCGGCGTAGATACCCATATATTTCGCATTTCCAATAGAATTGGACTAGCACCTGGAAAAACCCCCAATAAGGTTGAACAATCTCTGTTGCGTATTATTCCCCCTAAACATCAATATAATGCACACTATTGGCTTGTTTTACACGGGCGATACGTCTGCAAGGCTCGGAAACCACAATGCCAATCATGTATAATTTCCAACCTTTGCAAACGAATAAAACAATAA
- the flgB gene encoding flagellar basal body rod protein FlgB produces MQPITFFQIASQHANWLSERQKIVSENIANASTPNYRAKDISSFETILNQNFLMARTHETHLKESDSSGLHWNAHVIEAPLDQTTGVQVSGNTVGITNELYKSGHIKYLYELNTKLIKKLNSMVMHVVRG; encoded by the coding sequence ATGCAGCCGATTACATTTTTTCAAATTGCATCGCAGCATGCAAATTGGTTGTCCGAGCGTCAGAAGATCGTATCTGAAAACATCGCTAATGCTAGCACTCCAAATTATCGTGCTAAAGATATAAGCTCTTTTGAGACGATTCTTAACCAAAATTTCTTGATGGCTCGAACGCATGAAACACATTTAAAGGAGTCAGATTCTAGTGGACTACATTGGAATGCACATGTTATTGAGGCGCCATTAGATCAGACGACAGGGGTGCAAGTATCTGGAAATACAGTAGGAATAACGAACGAATTATACAAATCTGGACATATTAAGTATTTGTATGAATTAAATACTAAATTGATAAAGAAATTGAATTCTATGGTGATGCATGTGGTAAGGGGATAA
- a CDS encoding DEAD/DEAH box helicase: MDFADLGLSPKVVCAVLDAGYVKPTPIQIKTIPLVLQRHDVCGIAQTGTGKTASFVLPMLTILEKGRARVRMPRTLILEPTRELAAQVADNFEKYGKNYNLTVALLIGGIPFEAQNKKLERGADVLICTPGRILDHFNRGKLLMNNIEILVIDEADRMLDMGFIPYIQNITSLVPFTRQTLLFSATMTDELQKVSENFLQNPKRIEVNTPSSTAETIEHCFVATYAQYSKKCALLQQLLQSQDTMKNGIIFCNQKKNVVNLCHSLEKQGFSVCAIHGNIDQRSRMKILSNFKEGTIQLMVASDLAARGLDIPDVGHVFNFDVPNRAENYIHRIGRTGRAGRHGKAFTLVAKEDIKHIDAIEKLIEKKVDWLNGDLSSLNPPLEKIDIAQHNHARKNNPIPQKSTGFDRRKKNYSSQKSHIPLKESEKISKLQQDIQENDADSLGFRGNMPAFMLPKNRGKLNDKL, translated from the coding sequence ATGGATTTTGCTGACCTTGGTCTAAGTCCGAAGGTTGTTTGTGCTGTTTTAGATGCTGGGTATGTAAAGCCTACACCTATACAGATTAAAACTATCCCTTTGGTTCTTCAAAGACACGATGTGTGTGGTATAGCACAGACGGGTACAGGGAAAACAGCGTCTTTCGTGTTGCCGATGCTGACTATCCTTGAAAAAGGTAGAGCTCGTGTCCGTATGCCTCGCACCCTAATATTGGAACCAACGAGAGAACTCGCAGCACAAGTTGCGGATAATTTTGAAAAATATGGGAAGAATTATAATTTAACTGTTGCTCTTCTCATCGGAGGCATTCCTTTCGAGGCACAAAACAAAAAGTTAGAAAGAGGTGCAGATGTCTTGATATGCACCCCCGGTAGAATATTGGATCATTTTAACAGAGGAAAGTTATTAATGAACAATATTGAAATCCTCGTAATCGATGAAGCCGATAGAATGCTCGATATGGGTTTTATACCCTATATTCAGAATATCACGAGTCTAGTACCCTTTACCCGTCAAACCCTTTTGTTTTCCGCTACTATGACAGATGAGCTTCAGAAAGTATCTGAAAATTTTCTGCAGAATCCCAAACGCATTGAAGTAAATACACCTTCTTCAACTGCCGAAACTATAGAACACTGTTTTGTTGCTACATATGCGCAATATTCTAAAAAATGTGCCCTCCTACAACAATTATTACAATCGCAAGATACCATGAAAAATGGTATCATCTTTTGTAATCAAAAAAAGAATGTTGTGAATCTTTGTCACTCACTAGAAAAGCAAGGATTTTCAGTTTGTGCCATTCATGGAAACATAGATCAGAGATCCCGCATGAAAATATTAAGTAATTTTAAAGAAGGAACTATTCAGCTAATGGTTGCTTCTGATCTAGCGGCTCGTGGACTAGATATCCCTGATGTCGGACATGTGTTCAACTTTGATGTTCCTAATCGAGCTGAAAATTATATTCATAGAATTGGACGAACAGGACGCGCAGGACGCCATGGCAAAGCCTTTACTCTAGTCGCAAAAGAGGACATTAAACATATTGATGCCATTGAAAAGCTTATAGAAAAAAAAGTCGATTGGCTCAATGGGGATCTATCGAGTTTAAATCCTCCTCTAGAAAAAATAGATATAGCACAACACAATCATGCTAGAAAAAATAACCCTATCCCCCAAAAATCAACAGGATTTGATCGTCGAAAGAAAAATTACTCCTCTCAAAAATCGCATATTCCACTAAAAGAATCAGAAAAGATATCGAAATTACAGCAGGATATACAAGAAAATGATGCGGATTCTTTAGGATTTAGAGGCAATATGCCTGCTTTCATGCTTCCTAAAAACCGAGGGAAATTGAATGATAAACTTTGA